One Hevea brasiliensis isolate MT/VB/25A 57/8 chromosome 5, ASM3005281v1, whole genome shotgun sequence genomic region harbors:
- the LOC110634365 gene encoding uncharacterized protein LOC110634365, which translates to MQSKAMTKEFAVPPVIFPSGGNPAVGGASNTQQPRVPTAPFQPPRPSNSGIPFMSFEIGSATTAPYGVGPIGGGPTASSAGANFDEEEPLLDELGIHPDQIWRKTKSIMNPFRVNPTVHKDSDLSGPFFLYFSLCLFQLLAGKFQFGVILGWIVVSSIFLYVVFNMLAERNGNLNLHTCTSVLGYCLLPVVMLSAISLFMPPGGHISFIIAGVFVIWATRACTNLMVAVADGGEEHRGLIAYACFLIYTLFSLLVIF; encoded by the coding sequence ATGCAATCAAAAGCTATGACGAAGGAATTTGCGGTGCCGCCTGTTATTTTTCCTTCCGGCGGCAACCCCGCGGTCGGTGGTGCCTCCAACACGCAGCAACCCCGGGTTCCAACTGCACCGTTTCAGCCTCCAAGACCTTCAAACTCCGGAATCCCCTTCATGTCATTCGAGATTGGTTCTGCTACGACCGCACCATACGGCGTCGGTCCCATCGGCGGTGGGCCTACTGCGTCCTCCGCCGGTGCGAACTTCGACGAAGAGGAGCCACTCCTCGATGAGCTCGGCATACATCCTGATCAAATCTGGAGAAAGACGAAATCAATTATGAATCCATTCCGCGTCAATCCCACTGTCCACAAAGATTCGGATCTATCTGGCCCATTCTTCCTTTACTTCTCTCTTTGCTTATTTCAATTACTCGCCGGGAAATTCCAATTTGGTGTTATTTTGGGCTGGATAGTCGTATCGTCGATTTTTCTATATGTGGTGTTTAATATGTTGGCCGAAAGGAATGGCAATTTGAATCTGCATACTTGTACTAGTGTTCTTGGCTACTGTTTGCTACCGGTTGTGATGTTATCGGcgatatctcttttcatgccaccGGGCGGGCATATCAGCTTCATAATCGCTGGGGTTTTTGTCATTTGGGCAACTAGGGCTTGCACGAATCTAATGGTGGCTGTGGCTGATGGAGGAGAGGAACATCGTGGATTGATTGCGTACGCTTGTTTCTTGATCTATACTCTGTTTTCGTTGCTTGTTATATTTTAG